From the genome of Thermodesulfobacteriota bacterium:
GTTCAATATCCAGGCGCGCTCTATCATATTACCTCCAGAGGAAACGAAAAAAAGAACATATATCTCGATGATTCAGACCGAAGAAGGTTCTTGGAGATACTACAAGACTATCACGACCGTTTAGGGATCCTTATCCACTGTTTCGTACTGATGGATAATCACTATCATGTTGTTTTGGAAACACCCGGAGGCAATTTACTAAAAGTAATGCATGGGATTAACAGTGGCTATACTGGATATTTCAACCCCAAATATGGGAGAGTCGGCCATCTATTTCAGGGTAGATATAAGGGTATTTTAATTGACAAGGATTCGTATTTGTTGCAGGTGAGTAGATATGTTCACCTGAATCCAGTCAGAGCAAAGATAGTTGAGATGCCAGAGGAATTCGAATGGAGTAGTTATGGTGGATATATGAGAAAAAGAAAGGAGTTAAAATGGGTTGAATATTCATGGATACTTTCAAATTTCGGACCGGATAACAAGAGGGCAAGGAGTAATTACAGGAAATTTGTAGAAGAGGGAGTTGATAGGATAGTAGACAATCCATTCAAGAATGTTTATGGACAGGTCTTACTGGGAGGAGAGAAGTTTATAGAGAGAATCCGGAATTTAATCAAGAACCAGCCTTTAGGTGAAGGAATTGTGGAACGAAAGAGATTTAAGGGTGTTGTGAATGTTGATGAATTGGTAAGAGCTGCATCGGATGCATTTGGAGTGAAGAAGGAAGATTTAAAGACAAGGGGTAGTCGCAATAATAAGGCAAGAAATGTCGCGATATATTTAGCAAAGCGATACTGTGGTTTGAGTAATCAGGAAATTGGAGAGATATTTGGTGGGATTCATTACTCTGCCGTCAGCAAGGTATCGAGCAGGTTAGAAGAGGAGATGAAAAGAGATAAGAGGTTAAATAGGCTAATAGAAGAAATAAAGTCACGTGTCAAGGCCTGACGCCTTTTGTTCTCACCGTCAGCAAGGTATCGAGCAGGTTAGAAGAGGAGATGAAAAAAGATAAGAGGTTAAATAGGCTAATAGAAGAAATAATGTCAAATGTCAAGGCCTGACGCCTTTTGTTCCCACGACCCGGTACCCTGACCCTCGACTTTTTCAATAGGAACTCTGCCAGTCCATAAAATACTATGCTATTACCTTCCGCCAACTTGTGATATAGTGTAATTATCAAATCTTTTCTAAGTTTGATGGAGTTCTAACAGAATATAACTTTATAAACGAATTTTAATAAAATGTTACAGAAAAGCAATAAAACTGGTGAGGTACTGCATAATCAAGAAGACAATAATGAGGAGCCTAAACAATTAAACCAAAAAAAGATCAATCTCAGCCTAAGTGCCAATTCTGATACCTACATAGACCAAAATAACGAATCTCAGATCA
Proteins encoded in this window:
- a CDS encoding transposase: MARPLRVQYPGALYHITSRGNEKKNIYLDDSDRRRFLEILQDYHDRLGILIHCFVLMDNHYHVVLETPGGNLLKVMHGINSGYTGYFNPKYGRVGHLFQGRYKGILIDKDSYLLQVSRYVHLNPVRAKIVEMPEEFEWSSYGGYMRKRKELKWVEYSWILSNFGPDNKRARSNYRKFVEEGVDRIVDNPFKNVYGQVLLGGEKFIERIRNLIKNQPLGEGIVERKRFKGVVNVDELVRAASDAFGVKKEDLKTRGSRNNKARNVAIYLAKRYCGLSNQEIGEIFGGIHYSAVSKVSSRLEEEMKRDKRLNRLIEEIKSRVKA